A portion of the Bubalus kerabau isolate K-KA32 ecotype Philippines breed swamp buffalo chromosome 1, PCC_UOA_SB_1v2, whole genome shotgun sequence genome contains these proteins:
- the SLC27A1 gene encoding long-chain fatty acid transport protein 1 — MRPPGAGSASVASLVLLWLLGLPWTWSTAAALGVYVGGGGWRFLRIVCKTARRDLFGLSVLIRVRLELRRHQRARHTIPQIFQAVVQRQPERLALVDAGSGACWTFAQLDAYSNAVANLFCRLGFAPGDVVAIFMEGRPEFVGLWLGLAKAGVEAALLNVNLRREPLAFCLGTSGAKALVFGGELAAAVAEMSGELGKSLVKFCSGDVGPDGVLPDTQLLDPLLKETSTAPLAQPPGKGMDDRLFYIYTSGTTGLPKAAIIVHSRYYRIAAFGHYSYSMQAADVLYDCLPLYHSAGNIMGVGQCLIYGLTVVLRKKFSASRFWDDCVKYNCTVVQYIGEICRYLLKQPVREAEGRHRVRLAVGNGLRPSIWEEFTERFGVRQIGEFYGATECNCSIANMDGKVGSCGFNSRILPHVYPIRLVKVNEDTMELLRDAQGLCIPCQTGEPGLLVGQINQQDPLRRFDGYISESATSKKIAHSVFRKGDSAYLSGDVLVMDELGYMYFRDRSGDTFRWRGENVSTTEVEGVLSRLLGQTDVAVYGVAVPGVEGKAGMAAIADPHGQLSPNALYEELQKVLAPYARPIFLRLLPQVDTTGTFKIQKTRLQHEGFDPRQTSDRLFFLDLKQGHYLPLDQGVYTRICSGAFAL, encoded by the exons CGGCCTCTCCGTGCTGATACGCGTGCGCCTGGAGCTGCGGCGGCACCAGCGCGCGCGCCACACCATCCCGCAGATCTTCCAGGCGGTGGTTCAGCGGCAGCCCGAGCGCCTGGCGCTGGTTGACGCGGGCAGCGGTGCGTGCTGGACCTTCGCGCAGCTGGATGCCTACTCCAACGCTGTGGCCAACTTGTTCTGCCGGCTGGGCTTCGCGCCGGGCGACGTGGTGGCCATCTTCATGGAGGGCCGGCCTGAGTTTGTGGGGCTTTGGCTGGGCCTGGCCAAGGCAGGCGTGGAGGCCGCGCTGCTCAACGTGAACCTGCGGCGGGAGCCCCTGGCCTTCTGCCTGGGCACCTCGGGCGCCAAAGCCCTGGTCTTCGGAGGGGAGCTGGCGGCGG CGGTGGCGGAGATGAGCGGGGAGTTGGGCAAGAGCCTGGTCAAGTTCTGTTCTGGAGATGTGGGGCCTGATGGCGTCTTACCGGACACCCAACTCCTGGACCCACTGCTGAAGGAGACCTCCACAGCCCCCCTGGCGCAGCCCCCTGGCAAGGGCATGGATG ATCGACTCTTCTACATCTACACGTCGGGGACCACGGGGCTGCCCAAGGCTGCCATCATCGTGCACAGCAG GTACTACCGCATCGCGGCATTTGGGCACTACTCCTACAGCATGCAGGCAGCAGATGTGCTCTACGACTGTCTGCCCCTGTACCACTCGGCAG GGAACATCATGGGCGTGGGTCAGTGTCTCATCTATGGGCTGACGGTGGTCCTGCGCAAGAAGTTTTCAGCCAGCCGCTTCTGGGATGATTGCGTCAAGTACAACTGCACG gtggTCCAATACATCGGGGAGATCTGCCGCTACCTGCTGAAGCAGCCGGTGCGCGAGGCGGAAGGACGGCATCGTGTGCGCCTGGCAGTGGGCAACGGGCTGCGGCCGTCCATCTGGGAGGAGTTCACGGAGCGCTTCGGCGTCCGCCAGATCGGCGAGTTCTATGGGGCCACCGAGTGCAACTGCAGCATCGCCAACATGGACGGGAAG GTCGGTTCCTGTGGCTTCAACAGCCGCATCCTGCCCCACGTGTACCCCATCAGGCTGGTGAAGGTCAACGAGGACACCATGGAACTACTGCGGGATGCCCAGGGCCTCTGCATCCCGTGCCAGACCG GGGAGCCCGGCCTTCTCGTGGGTCAGATCAACCAGCAGGACCCGCTGCGCCGCTTCGACGGCTACATCAGTGAGAGCGCCACGAGCAAGAAGATCGCCCACAGCGTCTTCCGCAAGGGTGACAGCGCCTACCTGTCAG GTGACGTGCTGGTGATGGATGAGCTGGGCTACATGTACTTCCGGGACCGCAGCGGGGACACCTTCCGCTGGCGTGGGGAGAACGTCTCCACCACTGAGGTGGAAGGCGTGCTAAGTCGCCTGCTGGGCCAGACAGATGTGGCTGTGTATGGAGTGGCTGTGCCAG GAGTAGAGGGCAAAGCAGGCATGGCAGCCATCGCAGACCCCCACGGCCAGCTGAGCCCCAACGCACTGTACGAGGAACTGCAGAAGGTGCTGGCGCCCTATGCCCGGCCCATCTTCCTGCGCCTCCTGCCCCAGGTGGACACTACAG GCACCTTCAAAATTCAGAAGACCCGGTTGCAGCACGAGGGCTTCGACCCACGCCAGACCTCGGACCGGCTCTTCTTCCTGGACCTGAAGCAGGGCCACTACCTGCCTCTGGATCAGGGTGTCTACACCCGCATCTGCTCAGGCGCCTTCGCCCTCTGA